From one Simplicispira suum genomic stretch:
- a CDS encoding heavy metal response regulator transcription factor encodes MKVLIVEDELKTGDYLRQGLVEAGFVADLARTGTDGLHLALTGDYDLLVLDVMLPGLNGWQLLQSLRRSGNALPVLFLTARDQVEDRVKGLELGADDYLVKPFAFSEFLARVRTLLRRGKASIEPTVLRIADLELDLMRRRAQRAGRRIDLTAKEFALLELLLRRQGEVLTRSLIASQVWDMNFDSDTNVIEVAMRRLRAKMDDDFEPKLLRTIRGMGYVLETSD; translated from the coding sequence ATGAAAGTTCTCATCGTCGAAGACGAACTCAAGACGGGGGATTACTTGCGCCAGGGGCTGGTCGAAGCGGGTTTTGTCGCCGACTTGGCCCGCACGGGCACGGATGGACTGCACCTCGCGCTGACGGGTGACTACGACCTGCTGGTGCTCGATGTCATGCTGCCGGGACTCAACGGTTGGCAGCTCTTGCAATCCCTGCGGCGCAGCGGCAATGCGCTGCCGGTGCTGTTCCTCACCGCGCGCGATCAGGTCGAGGACCGTGTCAAAGGGCTGGAACTCGGAGCGGATGACTACCTGGTCAAGCCCTTCGCGTTTTCGGAGTTTCTCGCTCGGGTGCGCACTTTGCTGCGGCGCGGCAAGGCAAGCATTGAACCGACCGTGCTGCGGATTGCCGACCTGGAACTCGATTTGATGCGACGCCGGGCACAACGTGCTGGCCGGCGTATCGATCTCACTGCCAAGGAATTCGCGCTGCTGGAACTCCTGCTCCGGCGCCAGGGAGAAGTGCTGACGCGTTCGCTGATTGCATCGCAGGTATGGGACATGAACTTTGACAGCGACACCAATGTGATCGAAGTGGCCATGCGCCGCCTGCGGGCCAAGATGGACGACGACTTCGAGCCCAAGCTGCTGCGCACGATACGCGGTATGGGGTATGTACTGGAGACATCGGACTGA
- a CDS encoding TolC family protein gives MSAVPRAEAADALVEAAESLTPRPLSASLATLNDRLGANRGSQEWELELAAPLWLPRQQNAQKALGASTREEVRASQRALRLQLAGELREAWWAVAAARNGEQLAGRRARTAARLEADVIRRSKAGELARVDANLASSERLDAQAALATAHSERLQAEEAFRALSAMDAPETLIPEGVAVSDAASPADHPQIAADLAAVQLARDRLAVADAAQREAPELALRVVRERGARGESYASALGLKLTIPFSLGPRARQESAAARAELAQAEGQVALQERKLLQETGKARRELATGQKQLQLARERLALSTDTLVLAEKSFSLGESDLPALLRARAAAQDAEVALAREEISLYAWQSRLNQSLGVLP, from the coding sequence ATGTCTGCCGTGCCTCGTGCTGAGGCGGCCGACGCTCTGGTTGAGGCGGCCGAAAGTTTGACGCCTCGTCCTTTGTCGGCTTCCCTAGCTACGCTCAACGACCGACTGGGCGCCAACCGTGGCAGCCAGGAGTGGGAGCTTGAGCTTGCGGCGCCGCTGTGGCTTCCGCGTCAGCAGAACGCACAAAAGGCGCTCGGCGCGAGCACCCGTGAAGAAGTGCGTGCCAGTCAGCGCGCCTTGCGCCTGCAACTGGCCGGAGAACTGCGCGAAGCCTGGTGGGCTGTGGCGGCTGCGCGCAATGGCGAGCAACTGGCAGGGCGCCGTGCGCGTACCGCCGCGCGCCTGGAGGCCGACGTGATCCGCCGCTCCAAGGCGGGCGAGTTGGCACGCGTGGACGCCAATCTGGCGAGCAGTGAGCGACTGGACGCGCAGGCAGCACTGGCGACGGCACATTCTGAACGCCTGCAGGCAGAGGAGGCGTTTCGCGCACTCAGCGCAATGGACGCCCCTGAAACACTCATTCCAGAGGGTGTGGCCGTATCAGACGCCGCGTCGCCTGCTGACCATCCGCAGATTGCAGCCGATCTGGCTGCGGTCCAACTTGCACGCGACCGCCTTGCAGTCGCTGACGCAGCGCAGCGCGAAGCCCCCGAGCTGGCGCTGCGCGTAGTGCGCGAGCGCGGTGCCCGTGGGGAGTCCTATGCAAGCGCGCTGGGCCTCAAGCTCACGATCCCGTTTTCACTGGGGCCGCGTGCACGCCAAGAAAGCGCGGCAGCGCGCGCCGAACTTGCACAGGCCGAAGGACAGGTCGCTCTGCAGGAGCGCAAGCTTTTGCAAGAAACCGGCAAAGCGAGGCGCGAGCTGGCGACTGGCCAGAAGCAACTGCAACTTGCCCGCGAGCGCCTGGCCCTTTCCACCGACACCCTGGTACTGGCAGAAAAGAGCTTTTCTCTAGGTGAGTCCGATCTTCCTGCCCTGCTGCGGGCGAGGGCCGCCGCTCAGGACGCCGAGGTAGCGCTTGCTCGCGAAGAAATCTCGCTCTACGCCTGGCAGTCCCGTTTGAATCAATCCCTGGGAGTCCTTCCTTGA
- a CDS encoding efflux RND transporter periplasmic adaptor subunit: protein MKTLKIVLAAGSALLVLSTQALAHGDEDHSASPPAIAAPAAGTVSSTGTLAQPGSAAPQRLADGSLFVPKAVQRQLGLRTRVAKVQDVPASLELAGKVVANANAGGLVQAGQAGRVEAAGSSLPVLGQVVSKGEVLARLQPVINSLERGASQSQLAEIDAQLAIAERKVARYAELAGAVPQSVIDAAGLERDALRRRRGALHGGLNGAEALRAPISGVISASHVVAGQVVDAKEVLFEVVDPSRLSVEALAYDPALTAGIAAKASAAVPGGALDLSYVGTGRQLREQALVLLFSVRSGSAAVAVGQPVTVQASTTRSVQGAALARTAVIKMASGETAVWVHTEAERFVQRKVTAAPLSATELVVTQGVSQGDRVVTDGAGLLAQVR from the coding sequence ATGAAAACCCTGAAAATAGTCCTCGCGGCTGGCAGCGCGCTGCTCGTCCTCTCAACCCAAGCGCTCGCTCACGGCGACGAAGACCACAGTGCGAGTCCACCCGCCATTGCGGCTCCCGCAGCAGGTACGGTAAGCAGCACTGGAACCTTGGCGCAACCCGGAAGCGCAGCGCCGCAGCGGTTGGCCGATGGCAGCCTGTTTGTGCCCAAGGCCGTGCAGCGTCAGCTGGGTCTGCGCACCCGCGTCGCGAAAGTGCAGGACGTACCGGCTTCGCTTGAACTTGCGGGCAAGGTCGTTGCCAACGCCAATGCCGGCGGCTTGGTGCAGGCGGGGCAAGCGGGGCGCGTGGAAGCTGCGGGCTCATCATTGCCCGTTCTGGGTCAGGTCGTTAGCAAGGGCGAAGTGTTGGCTCGGTTGCAGCCGGTGATCAACAGCCTGGAGCGCGGCGCCAGCCAATCGCAGCTTGCCGAGATCGACGCCCAACTCGCCATTGCCGAACGCAAAGTGGCACGCTACGCGGAACTCGCAGGCGCGGTGCCTCAGTCGGTGATCGATGCGGCAGGCCTGGAGCGCGACGCGCTGCGCAGGCGTCGCGGCGCACTGCACGGCGGCTTGAATGGGGCGGAAGCCCTGCGTGCTCCAATTTCGGGTGTCATCAGCGCGTCGCATGTGGTCGCAGGACAGGTGGTCGACGCGAAGGAAGTTCTGTTCGAGGTGGTGGATCCGTCCCGTCTGTCGGTGGAAGCACTGGCGTACGACCCGGCTCTCACCGCTGGTATCGCTGCCAAAGCAAGCGCTGCTGTGCCCGGGGGCGCCCTGGATCTCAGCTATGTTGGCACCGGGCGGCAACTGCGCGAGCAGGCCTTGGTGCTGTTGTTCAGCGTGCGTTCGGGCAGCGCGGCGGTTGCAGTAGGGCAGCCTGTAACCGTGCAAGCCAGCACGACGCGCAGCGTCCAAGGCGCGGCACTTGCGCGCACGGCGGTCATCAAAATGGCCTCTGGCGAGACTGCTGTCTGGGTGCATACCGAGGCAGAGCGGTTCGTGCAGCGCAAAGTGACGGCAGCGCCTCTGAGCGCCACCGAACTGGTCGTGACGCAAGGCGTGAGCCAAGGCGATCGAGTTGTAACGGACGGAGCAGGGCTGCTGGCCCAGGTGCGCTGA
- a CDS encoding copper resistance system multicopper oxidase, with amino-acid sequence MLFPPFSPIKAAFSSRRRFVQGLAAGGVLASASPWLQAAQLLGQRRASSGTPELRGTEFSLEIAELPVNFTGKARVATAINGSIPAPTLRWREGDTVTIRVTNRLREATSIHWHGMILPFQMDGVPGISFAGIPPGETFTYRFKVEQSGTFWYHSHSGMQEQTGMYGAIVIEPRDGESIRADRDHVVQLSDWTDEHPMRVFAKLKTQGDYYNFNQPTAPDFFRDVSRDGAKAALAKRKMWNEMRMSPTDLSDLSSDTLTYLMNGTTPAGNWNGAFLPGERVRLRFINGAANTFYDVRIPGLKLTVVQSDGVNVEPVTVDEFRFGPGETYDVIVQPKDDAYTVFAQSMERTGYARGTLSVRTGLEAPVPQVDPVVALSMADMMGSMGGMPGMDHGASSGMAEVGHGAMAGMAGMPGMDHSVMKGMDHGSMKGMDHSAMSGMGMSKGSVPPSQTVRHARTEYGASTDMRVDMPRTNLDDPGVGLRNNGRRVLTLADLHTVGGPLDPRGAEREIELHLTGNMERYTWSLDGLEFGQSTPVHMSYGERVRVILHNDTMMTHPMHLHGVWSELENSDGSFQARRHTIPVQPAQRISFLVTADALGRWAWHCHLAFHMDAGMFREVVIS; translated from the coding sequence ATGCTTTTCCCTCCCTTCTCGCCCATCAAAGCGGCATTCTCTTCCCGTCGCCGCTTCGTGCAGGGACTCGCCGCAGGCGGCGTTCTCGCCAGTGCTTCCCCATGGTTGCAAGCGGCCCAGTTGCTCGGTCAAAGGCGTGCCTCGTCCGGCACCCCCGAGTTGAGAGGCACGGAATTTTCTTTGGAGATCGCTGAACTACCGGTGAATTTCACTGGGAAGGCGAGAGTGGCAACCGCAATCAACGGCTCCATTCCGGCACCCACGTTGCGCTGGCGTGAAGGCGATACGGTCACGATACGCGTCACCAATCGATTGCGAGAAGCCACCTCCATCCACTGGCACGGCATGATCTTGCCTTTCCAGATGGACGGCGTACCAGGCATCAGTTTTGCTGGCATCCCGCCTGGAGAGACCTTCACCTACCGCTTCAAGGTCGAACAAAGCGGGACCTTTTGGTACCACTCGCACTCCGGCATGCAGGAGCAGACCGGAATGTACGGCGCCATCGTGATCGAACCACGCGACGGCGAATCCATCCGTGCCGACCGCGATCACGTGGTGCAACTGTCGGATTGGACAGACGAGCACCCGATGCGCGTTTTCGCCAAGCTCAAGACGCAGGGCGATTACTACAACTTCAACCAGCCGACTGCGCCTGACTTCTTCCGCGATGTGTCGCGTGATGGCGCCAAGGCCGCATTGGCCAAGCGCAAGATGTGGAACGAGATGCGCATGAGCCCGACCGACCTGTCGGACTTGTCGTCGGACACGCTCACCTATCTGATGAATGGCACGACGCCCGCAGGGAACTGGAATGGCGCCTTCCTTCCCGGTGAAAGGGTCAGGCTGCGCTTCATTAACGGTGCGGCCAATACGTTTTACGACGTTCGCATTCCGGGCTTGAAGTTGACAGTTGTGCAGTCAGACGGGGTGAATGTGGAGCCCGTGACGGTCGACGAGTTTCGCTTTGGTCCCGGTGAGACGTACGACGTCATCGTGCAACCCAAGGACGATGCATATACCGTGTTTGCGCAATCCATGGAACGCACAGGCTATGCACGTGGCACGTTGTCAGTGCGAACCGGGCTGGAGGCCCCCGTGCCACAAGTAGATCCCGTGGTCGCGCTCTCAATGGCCGACATGATGGGCTCCATGGGTGGAATGCCCGGAATGGACCACGGCGCGTCCAGCGGGATGGCGGAAGTGGGCCATGGTGCGATGGCTGGTATGGCGGGAATGCCCGGCATGGACCACAGCGTCATGAAAGGCATGGATCACGGCAGTATGAAAGGTATGGACCACAGCGCCATGTCGGGCATGGGCATGAGCAAAGGGTCTGTGCCGCCCAGTCAAACGGTTCGGCACGCCCGCACTGAATATGGTGCCAGCACCGACATGCGCGTGGATATGCCGCGAACCAACCTCGACGATCCAGGAGTCGGGTTGCGCAACAACGGTCGCCGCGTGCTCACACTGGCAGATCTGCACACCGTAGGGGGGCCGCTTGACCCCCGTGGTGCCGAGCGCGAAATCGAGCTGCACCTGACCGGCAACATGGAGCGCTACACCTGGTCGCTCGACGGGCTGGAATTTGGCCAGTCAACGCCCGTCCATATGAGCTACGGAGAGCGCGTGCGGGTCATCCTGCACAACGACACGATGATGACCCACCCCATGCACCTGCACGGCGTTTGGAGTGAGCTGGAAAATTCAGACGGCAGTTTCCAGGCGCGCCGCCACACCATCCCTGTGCAGCCAGCGCAGCGCATCAGTTTCCTGGTTACCGCCGACGCACTGGGCCGGTGGGCATGGCATTGCCATCTCGCTTTCCATATGGACGCAGGCATGTTCCGCGAGGTGGTGATTTCGTGA
- a CDS encoding copper resistance protein B: protein MPQAAKQMDHSMSTSGAKDAKTPEMDHGSMDMQMQGGSAPSDARDPHAYSGGFTLQSGPYAMNGYQRLRLADEKSFGSVLFDSLEAVRSDGKTSGSYDILGRFGRDYNKFVLKAEGEVASGKLQEARTEALWSHAVATFWDAQLGLRHDSGIGPNRSWLAMGIQGLAPYWFEVDAAAYVGSGGRTALRLSADYELLLTQRLIVQPRIEANFYGKSDVARDIGKGLSDVTTGIRVRYEFTRQFAPYVGVEWANRFGQTADLARAAGEQTRNTRYVAGVRFWF, encoded by the coding sequence ATGCCCCAAGCCGCGAAACAGATGGATCATTCCATGAGCACATCCGGTGCCAAAGATGCAAAGACTCCAGAGATGGACCACGGCTCTATGGACATGCAGATGCAAGGAGGTTCTGCGCCGTCCGACGCGCGCGACCCCCATGCGTACTCCGGAGGCTTCACCCTGCAGTCTGGGCCCTATGCGATGAATGGCTATCAGAGACTGCGCCTGGCTGACGAAAAGTCCTTTGGATCGGTCCTATTCGATAGTTTGGAAGCCGTGCGCAGCGATGGAAAGACTTCGGGCTCGTACGACATCCTGGGTCGCTTCGGTCGTGACTACAACAAGTTTGTCCTTAAGGCCGAAGGCGAAGTTGCTAGCGGGAAACTTCAAGAAGCCCGCACCGAGGCACTGTGGAGCCATGCCGTCGCTACGTTTTGGGATGCCCAGCTTGGTTTGCGTCATGACAGCGGCATCGGCCCCAACCGTTCTTGGCTGGCCATGGGCATACAGGGGCTTGCCCCCTACTGGTTTGAAGTTGACGCTGCAGCGTATGTTGGATCCGGCGGTCGCACTGCCTTGCGCCTTAGTGCGGACTACGAGTTACTGCTGACCCAGCGTCTGATCGTGCAACCACGCATCGAAGCCAACTTTTACGGCAAGAGCGATGTGGCCCGCGATATTGGAAAGGGTTTGTCGGACGTGACCACCGGCATCCGCGTCCGCTATGAGTTCACGCGTCAGTTCGCCCCCTATGTCGGTGTGGAATGGGCCAATCGCTTTGGTCAAACCGCAGACCTTGCCCGCGCTGCAGGCGAGCAAACACGAAACACCCGGTACGTCGCTGGCGTGCGGTTCTGGTTTTAG
- a CDS encoding cupredoxin domain-containing protein, with amino-acid sequence MNKLICTLALSALPAFAFAAGDHGSHGDAKAGTAPAAGHAMAGMQEMHNDMHASLAGMAGDASRVSRTIAVEMDDTMRFTPGDLSVKAGETVRFFIVNKGKVPHEMVIGTSEEIAEHAEMMKKMPGMAHKEANQITLAPGQRGGIVWQFGKAGTVTYACLVPGHKEAGMVGTVEVH; translated from the coding sequence ATGAATAAATTGATCTGTACGCTGGCCCTCTCAGCGCTGCCGGCTTTCGCATTCGCCGCCGGGGACCACGGCTCGCATGGCGATGCGAAAGCAGGCACTGCGCCGGCGGCTGGCCACGCCATGGCTGGTATGCAGGAGATGCACAACGACATGCATGCATCGCTGGCTGGCATGGCGGGTGATGCGTCCAGGGTTAGTCGGACGATTGCAGTTGAGATGGACGACACGATGCGCTTCACGCCAGGCGACCTGAGTGTCAAAGCCGGTGAGACCGTGCGCTTCTTCATCGTCAACAAGGGCAAGGTGCCGCATGAGATGGTGATTGGCACGTCCGAAGAGATTGCTGAGCACGCCGAAATGATGAAAAAAATGCCCGGCATGGCGCACAAGGAGGCGAACCAGATCACTCTGGCTCCGGGACAACGCGGCGGCATTGTCTGGCAATTTGGAAAGGCAGGAACGGTGACCTACGCCTGCCTGGTGCCGGGCCATAAGGAGGCCGGCATGGTCGGAACGGTGGAGGTCCATTGA
- a CDS encoding DUF302 domain-containing protein → MQPSPNTPAQPTAVAYGFHCAIGDKDFAAAVARVTEALKTEGFGILTEIDVQATMKSKLGIEGRPYRILGACNPPLAHRALDAEPDIGLLLPCNVVVREEADGGLVVGFMDPVAVLQMTSNPEVAKVAHEVHERLQRVKALLTAPATTGN, encoded by the coding sequence ATGCAACCTTCACCCAACACCCCTGCACAGCCGACAGCAGTCGCCTACGGCTTTCATTGCGCAATCGGCGACAAGGACTTTGCGGCAGCGGTCGCCCGCGTTACCGAAGCGCTGAAGACCGAAGGTTTCGGCATCCTGACCGAAATCGATGTGCAGGCCACGATGAAGAGCAAGCTCGGCATCGAGGGGCGGCCGTACCGCATCCTCGGCGCCTGCAACCCACCACTGGCGCACCGCGCGCTGGACGCCGAACCTGATATTGGCCTGCTGCTGCCGTGCAACGTCGTCGTTCGCGAAGAGGCTGACGGGGGCCTGGTCGTCGGCTTCATGGACCCGGTGGCCGTGCTGCAGATGACCAGCAACCCCGAAGTCGCCAAAGTCGCCCATGAGGTGCACGAGCGACTGCAACGCGTCAAAGCCCTGTTGACCGCGCCTGCGACGACCGGCAACTGA
- a CDS encoding SHOCT domain-containing protein, which translates to MFYDGTHMGGMHWFWWLFWLALIGVFVFYGWGRSDDQRGSPPESPHEVLKRRLANGEVSVDEYEQRKQLLDRDADPKA; encoded by the coding sequence ATGTTTTACGACGGCACCCACATGGGGGGCATGCATTGGTTTTGGTGGCTCTTCTGGCTCGCGCTGATCGGCGTCTTCGTGTTCTACGGGTGGGGGCGGTCAGACGACCAACGCGGCAGCCCGCCCGAGTCGCCACACGAGGTGCTGAAGCGGCGCCTTGCCAACGGCGAGGTCTCAGTTGACGAGTACGAGCAACGCAAGCAACTGCTCGATCGCGACGCCGATCCAAAGGCCTGA
- a CDS encoding DUF2933 domain-containing protein, translated as MVALVGGFYLLREHWSHVAGNWIYLLLLACPLMHLFHGHGGHGGHAAPPADLTNKKE; from the coding sequence ATGGTTGCCTTGGTCGGCGGTTTCTACCTCCTGCGCGAGCACTGGAGCCATGTCGCCGGCAACTGGATTTACCTGCTGCTGCTGGCGTGCCCGTTGATGCATTTGTTCCACGGTCACGGCGGGCACGGTGGTCACGCCGCACCGCCCGCCGATCTCACCAATAAGAAGGAATAA